A section of the Corynebacterium auris genome encodes:
- a CDS encoding HNH endonuclease signature motif containing protein — MDTHDDPRVHGARMITEGEFLIFHRYADPAEPLLGADEEEVVADLMAMTRRSKSFIYRGIHGYARLRDLPALRALQHKEKLLDIARLDAIDRTLSVLPETTTAEAWAIFDTALVAMFTLTRPGQLLPSIWAITRKLRRTIATIDATVNFNPVARTKRETAPTPANEASFFPIPHEHGQRYGVELVTNGATMACIRARVRAVAREHKLSLADTLVKLLAGDITTSVQPVLNLYAPATPHGSIHIAGFGWANSDDLETLYALFDATPPRVTNTADAAEKRVAGYRPTPAMADYVRHRDGTCVFPDCHQPAEACQLDHRIPYAQGGATTPDNLYSLCQAHHNLKTDRRAFYVPDPRTGDTIWLFADGTWIASENKGIFREQITPTAPRWTTPISDRRRSRAHHARFNAACHTLCDRYDVDGDLDSCLAGIKKLEREYGLTFAFTPAPDPSLPPEAPVEEPPIPDPKEPPTAPLPPEFAFAA; from the coding sequence ATGGACACCCACGACGATCCACGGGTGCACGGTGCGCGCATGATCACGGAGGGAGAGTTCCTCATCTTCCACCGCTACGCCGATCCGGCAGAGCCGCTGCTCGGGGCCGACGAGGAGGAAGTCGTCGCGGATCTGATGGCGATGACCAGGCGCAGTAAGAGCTTCATCTACCGGGGCATCCACGGCTACGCCCGCCTGCGCGACCTTCCCGCGCTGCGCGCCCTCCAGCACAAAGAAAAGCTCCTCGACATAGCCCGCCTCGACGCCATTGACCGCACCCTGTCTGTCCTGCCCGAAACCACCACGGCCGAAGCCTGGGCGATCTTCGACACCGCCCTCGTCGCCATGTTCACCCTCACCCGCCCCGGACAACTACTGCCCAGCATCTGGGCCATTACGCGCAAGTTACGCCGGACTATCGCCACGATCGACGCCACCGTCAACTTCAACCCCGTTGCCCGCACGAAGCGTGAAACTGCCCCAACCCCGGCCAACGAGGCCTCCTTCTTCCCCATCCCCCACGAGCACGGCCAGCGCTACGGCGTCGAGCTGGTCACCAACGGCGCCACCATGGCCTGCATCCGCGCCCGCGTTAGGGCTGTCGCCCGCGAGCACAAGCTCAGCCTCGCCGACACCCTCGTGAAACTGCTCGCGGGAGACATCACTACCTCGGTCCAGCCCGTCCTGAACCTCTACGCCCCCGCCACCCCACACGGCTCCATCCACATCGCCGGATTTGGCTGGGCCAACTCGGATGACCTAGAGACCCTCTACGCCCTCTTCGATGCCACCCCGCCGCGGGTAACCAACACCGCTGACGCCGCGGAAAAGCGCGTGGCGGGCTACCGGCCCACCCCAGCGATGGCCGACTATGTGCGGCACCGAGACGGCACCTGCGTCTTCCCCGACTGCCACCAGCCCGCCGAGGCCTGCCAACTCGATCACCGCATTCCCTACGCGCAAGGCGGGGCCACCACCCCGGACAACCTCTATTCTTTGTGCCAAGCGCACCACAATCTCAAGACCGACCGCCGCGCCTTCTACGTCCCCGACCCTCGCACGGGCGACACCATCTGGCTCTTCGCGGACGGAACATGGATCGCCAGTGAAAACAAAGGAATCTTCCGGGAGCAGATCACTCCCACGGCGCCGCGCTGGACAACCCCGATCAGTGATAGGCGCCGCTCCCGCGCCCACCACGCCCGCTTCAATGCGGCCTGCCACACACTGTGCGACCGCTACGACGTCGACGGAGACCTCGATTCCTGCCTCGCCGGAATCAAAAAGCTGGAGCGCGAGTACGGCCTCACCTTCGCGTTCACTCCGGCCCCCGACCCGTCGCTTCCGCCCGAGGCGCCGGTCGAGGAGCCGCCGATCCCCGATCCGAAGGAGCCGCCGACGGCCCCGCTGCCGCCCGAATTCGCTTTCGCCGCCTAG
- the ffh gene encoding signal recognition particle protein, with product MFESLSDRLQTALGGLRGKGKLTEADINATAREIRLALLEADVSLPVVRAFIKRVKERALGADVSAALNPAQQVIKIVDEELTNILGGETRRLRLAKNPPTVIMLAGLQGAGKTTLAGKLSNHLAKQGHTPLLVACDLQRPGAVQQLQIVGERANVSTFAPDPGTSTDSYEHEMGSSHGDPVDVAKRGIEYARQNKNDVVIIDTAGRLGIDETLMNQARDIRDAVDPDEVLFVIDAMIGQDAVTTAQAFADGVDFTGVVLTKLDGDARGGAALSIREVTGKPILFASTGEKLDDFDVFHPERMSSRILGMGDLLTLIEQAETVFDQQEAEKAAQRLGSGELTLEDFLNQLLMVRRMGPIGNLLKMMPGGSAMSEMADMVDEKQLDRIQAIIRGMTPAERDDPKILNASRRKRIARGSGVTVADVNQLVERFFAAKKMMGQMANQFGLPGMPGMGGGRSATKKKPKGRKTKSGKRKPPKRRSGGAPQMPGGMPGMPGAMPGMPSAKDLEKLQGQMPPGMEGIDLNNLDFNQAMKNLGKKRK from the coding sequence GTGTTCGAGTCTCTGTCCGATCGCCTACAAACAGCCTTGGGGGGCCTGCGTGGCAAGGGCAAGCTCACAGAGGCTGATATTAACGCCACGGCCCGCGAGATTCGTCTCGCCCTGCTCGAGGCGGACGTCTCCCTGCCGGTGGTGCGGGCCTTCATTAAACGCGTCAAGGAGCGAGCACTCGGCGCCGACGTCTCGGCCGCGCTGAACCCGGCGCAGCAGGTGATCAAGATCGTCGACGAGGAGCTCACCAACATCCTCGGCGGCGAGACCAGGCGCCTCAGGCTGGCCAAGAACCCGCCGACGGTCATCATGCTCGCCGGCCTCCAGGGCGCGGGTAAGACCACGCTGGCCGGCAAGCTCTCCAATCACTTGGCGAAGCAGGGGCACACGCCGCTGCTCGTCGCGTGCGACCTGCAGCGCCCGGGCGCGGTGCAGCAGCTCCAGATCGTCGGTGAGCGCGCCAACGTGTCCACCTTTGCCCCGGACCCCGGCACATCCACCGACTCGTACGAGCACGAGATGGGTTCCTCCCACGGCGACCCTGTGGACGTCGCAAAGCGCGGCATCGAATACGCGCGTCAGAACAAGAACGACGTGGTCATTATCGATACCGCGGGCCGTCTCGGCATCGACGAAACCCTGATGAACCAGGCGCGCGACATCCGCGACGCCGTCGACCCGGACGAAGTCCTCTTTGTCATTGACGCGATGATCGGCCAGGACGCCGTGACCACCGCCCAGGCCTTCGCCGACGGGGTGGATTTCACGGGCGTCGTGCTGACCAAGCTCGACGGCGACGCGCGCGGCGGCGCGGCTCTGTCCATCCGCGAGGTCACGGGCAAGCCCATCCTGTTTGCCTCCACCGGCGAGAAACTCGACGACTTCGACGTCTTCCACCCCGAGCGCATGTCCAGCCGGATCCTCGGCATGGGCGACCTGCTCACCCTCATCGAGCAGGCCGAAACCGTCTTTGACCAGCAGGAAGCGGAGAAGGCCGCCCAGCGCCTCGGCTCCGGCGAGCTGACGCTGGAGGACTTCCTCAACCAGCTGCTGATGGTGCGGCGCATGGGGCCGATCGGCAACCTGCTCAAGATGATGCCCGGCGGCAGCGCCATGAGCGAGATGGCCGATATGGTCGACGAGAAGCAGCTCGACCGCATTCAGGCGATCATCCGCGGCATGACCCCCGCCGAGCGCGACGACCCGAAGATCCTCAACGCGTCACGCCGCAAGCGCATCGCGAGGGGCTCCGGCGTTACCGTGGCCGACGTCAACCAGCTGGTCGAGCGCTTCTTCGCAGCGAAGAAGATGATGGGCCAGATGGCCAACCAGTTCGGCCTGCCCGGCATGCCCGGAATGGGCGGGGGGCGCTCGGCGACGAAGAAGAAGCCCAAGGGGCGCAAGACCAAGAGCGGCAAGCGCAAGCCGCCGAAGCGCCGCAGCGGCGGCGCACCCCAGATGCCCGGCGGAATGCCCGGCATGCCCGGCGCTATGCCCGGAATGCCCAGCGCCAAGGACTTGGAGAAGCTGCAGGGCCAGATGCCCCCCGGGATGGAGGGCATTGACCTCAACAACCTGGACTTTAACCAGGCGATGAAGAACCTCGGCAAGAAGCGCAAGTAG
- a CDS encoding ammonium transporter — translation MTAEHIAAASGNASWMLVSASLVLLMTPALALFYGGMSSRRSVLNMMMMSFTALGVVAVVYVLWGWSMSYGTRSLGGVVANPFEFFGLRNSTVDANGNYIDGANGYANVIDVCFQLTFAAISVAIISGALASRVKIGSWVIFAAAWATLVYFPLAHMVWGGGLLSHHERSVAAWMFGTENGEARVAPIDFAGGTVVHISAGTAALVLALMVGRREGFPQSNSRPHNLPLVMLGAALLWFGWFGFNGGSAFAAAGLAGLAWLNTTAAAAAAMLGWLGVEKLRDGHATSLGASSGVVAGLVAITPAAGALTPVTSLLLGLGGGVLACFGVGLKYWLNVDDSLDVVGVHLVAGVWGTIGLAFVANGTGVLTGGGADGWRLLVVQTVIALAAIVFAGAMTWLITLAIKHTLGWRVTREQEFAGIDYSVHRETGYDIGGPGMRPGGVPRESLADGNKSRPRSPERA, via the coding sequence ATGACTGCGGAACACATCGCGGCGGCATCGGGAAATGCGAGCTGGATGCTTGTATCTGCGAGCCTGGTCCTGCTCATGACGCCGGCGCTGGCGCTGTTTTACGGCGGGATGTCCTCGCGGCGCAGTGTGCTCAACATGATGATGATGTCCTTCACAGCGCTCGGCGTCGTTGCGGTGGTCTACGTGCTGTGGGGCTGGTCCATGTCGTACGGAACCCGGTCGCTCGGGGGAGTGGTGGCCAACCCCTTCGAGTTCTTCGGGCTGCGCAACTCCACCGTCGACGCGAACGGCAATTACATCGACGGGGCCAACGGCTACGCCAACGTGATCGACGTTTGCTTCCAGCTCACCTTCGCGGCGATCTCGGTGGCGATCATCTCGGGGGCGTTGGCGAGCCGGGTCAAGATCGGTTCGTGGGTGATCTTCGCCGCGGCGTGGGCGACGCTGGTTTACTTCCCGCTGGCCCACATGGTGTGGGGTGGCGGCCTGCTCAGCCACCACGAAAGGTCCGTCGCGGCTTGGATGTTCGGAACCGAAAACGGCGAGGCGCGCGTCGCGCCGATCGACTTCGCCGGGGGCACCGTCGTCCACATCTCGGCAGGCACGGCCGCGCTGGTGCTGGCGCTGATGGTGGGGCGGCGGGAGGGCTTCCCGCAGTCCAACTCTAGGCCGCACAACCTGCCGCTGGTCATGCTCGGAGCGGCGCTGCTGTGGTTCGGTTGGTTCGGGTTCAACGGGGGCTCCGCGTTCGCGGCCGCGGGTCTCGCGGGGCTGGCCTGGCTGAACACCACCGCCGCGGCGGCGGCCGCGATGCTCGGCTGGCTGGGCGTCGAAAAGCTTCGCGACGGCCACGCCACATCCCTTGGGGCGTCCTCGGGCGTCGTCGCCGGGCTGGTTGCCATCACGCCCGCGGCAGGGGCGTTGACTCCGGTGACTTCTCTCCTCCTCGGCCTCGGCGGGGGTGTGCTCGCCTGCTTCGGGGTCGGTCTGAAGTACTGGCTCAACGTCGATGACTCGCTCGATGTCGTCGGGGTCCACCTCGTGGCGGGCGTGTGGGGCACCATCGGCCTTGCCTTCGTGGCCAATGGCACGGGCGTGCTCACCGGCGGCGGAGCGGACGGGTGGCGCCTGCTGGTCGTGCAGACGGTGATTGCCCTCGCGGCTATCGTCTTCGCAGGGGCGATGACGTGGCTGATCACCCTGGCCATCAAGCACACGCTCGGCTGGCGGGTCACCCGGGAGCAGGAGTTCGCTGGTATCGACTACTCCGTCCACCGCGAGACCGGCTACGACATCGGCGGCCCCGGCATGCGCCCAGGCGGGGTGCCGCGCGAGAGCCTCGCGGACGGAAATAAAAGCAGGCCGCGGTCCCCGGAACGGGCATGA
- the ftsY gene encoding signal recognition particle-docking protein FtsY: MDAMDTTTIVWIIIAVVAIVLLIVGLAVAGNRRKKTKTVSFDKTDEPKELTQQEKSGNYQAKGGFNFTQAEAQPDLVRRDGTPAGGSTVASAAAAANVPPEPPAPDDPVVEEASAQPEPEIEPEPEVELTEETADLVEAAEPTPEEPVETKETDPEETEPEAGDTLEELVDKQREVEQEAEEAAAAAAVTAEVAEEARQDGAVASEDAIVKDHEPSEDLDEIVPAAGRIGRLRGRLSRSQNAIGQGLLGILTAGDLDEDAWEEIEDTLIMADLGANLTMKVTDSLRSKIAERGVASEAGARAMLRETLIEAARPEMDRSLKAMPNDGKPAVIVIVGVNGTGKTTTTGKLARVLVSLGHSVVLGAADTFRAAAADQLETWGRRVGAVTVRGKEGADPASVAYDAVATGVDQGADVVLVDTAGRLHTSTGLMDQLGKVKRVVEKKTRVDEVLLVLDATVGQNGITQARVFRDVVDITGVVLTKLDGTAKGGIVFQVQEELGVPVKLVGLGEGADDLAPFEVESFVDALLG, encoded by the coding sequence ATGGACGCCATGGATACAACGACCATTGTCTGGATCATTATTGCGGTCGTGGCGATCGTCCTGCTCATCGTGGGTCTGGCCGTCGCGGGTAACCGCCGGAAGAAGACGAAGACCGTCTCCTTTGACAAGACGGACGAGCCCAAGGAGCTGACCCAGCAGGAGAAATCGGGCAACTACCAGGCCAAGGGCGGCTTTAACTTCACGCAAGCCGAGGCCCAGCCGGACCTTGTACGCCGCGACGGCACGCCGGCCGGGGGCTCCACGGTGGCCTCGGCCGCGGCGGCCGCGAACGTGCCCCCGGAACCCCCGGCGCCCGACGACCCGGTCGTCGAGGAGGCCTCCGCCCAGCCCGAACCTGAGATCGAGCCCGAACCCGAGGTGGAGCTGACCGAGGAAACCGCCGACCTCGTGGAGGCCGCGGAGCCGACGCCGGAGGAGCCGGTCGAGACAAAGGAAACCGATCCAGAGGAGACCGAGCCGGAGGCGGGGGACACGCTCGAGGAACTCGTCGATAAGCAGCGCGAGGTCGAGCAGGAAGCCGAGGAGGCGGCGGCTGCCGCGGCGGTCACCGCCGAGGTTGCTGAGGAGGCCCGGCAGGACGGCGCCGTTGCCTCGGAGGACGCTATTGTCAAGGACCACGAGCCGAGCGAGGATCTCGACGAGATCGTGCCCGCCGCGGGGCGCATCGGCAGGCTGCGCGGCCGGCTCTCGCGCTCGCAGAATGCGATCGGCCAGGGGCTGCTGGGCATCCTCACTGCGGGCGACCTCGACGAAGACGCCTGGGAGGAGATCGAAGACACCCTCATCATGGCGGATCTGGGCGCGAATTTGACCATGAAGGTCACCGACAGCCTGCGCTCGAAGATCGCCGAGCGCGGCGTGGCCAGCGAGGCGGGGGCGCGTGCCATGCTGCGCGAAACGCTCATTGAGGCGGCGCGGCCCGAGATGGATCGCTCCCTCAAGGCGATGCCTAACGACGGCAAACCCGCCGTCATCGTCATCGTCGGCGTCAACGGCACGGGCAAGACCACCACGACGGGCAAGCTCGCTCGTGTCCTCGTCTCCCTGGGCCACTCTGTGGTCCTCGGCGCGGCCGATACTTTCCGCGCCGCGGCCGCAGACCAGCTGGAGACGTGGGGCCGCCGCGTGGGCGCGGTGACGGTGCGGGGCAAGGAGGGCGCCGACCCGGCGTCCGTCGCCTACGATGCGGTCGCCACCGGCGTGGACCAGGGCGCCGATGTCGTCCTCGTGGACACAGCCGGCCGCTTGCACACGTCCACCGGCCTGATGGACCAGCTGGGCAAGGTCAAGCGAGTGGTGGAGAAGAAGACCCGTGTGGACGAGGTGCTTCTGGTTCTCGACGCCACGGTGGGCCAGAACGGCATCACCCAGGCTCGCGTCTTCCGCGACGTCGTGGACATCACGGGTGTCGTTTTGACCAAGCTCGACGGCACAGCGAAGGGCGGCATTGTCTTCCAGGTGCAGGAGGAGCTTGGCGTGCCGGTGAAACTCGTTGGCCTCGGCGAGGGCGCGGACGACCTTGCCCCCTTCGAGGTCGAGAGCTTCGTCGACGCGCTGCTCGGGTAG
- the smc gene encoding chromosome segregation protein SMC, with translation MHLKSLTLKGFKSFASATTMKFEPGICAVVGPNGSGKSNVVDALAWVMGEQGAKNLRGGKMEDVIFAGAGERKPLGRAEVTLTFDNTDKHLPIEYTEVAITRRMFRDGASEYEINGAKARLMDIQELLSDSGIGREMHIIVGQGKLSEILESRPEERRAFIEEAAGVLKHRRRKEKAQRKLAGMQGNLDRLQDLTDELGKQLKPLARQAEAAKRAATVQATLREARLSLAGHQVVTLRTALSDATRSANALSEQVEEVTEALEEATAAQDAVEEQQNEVQPRADEAQQVWFELSTLLERANATLRVAAERAGSAGAETAYRGQDPEDLLARAAHADEQYAAALDGAEEAAERLETAREEVEQLQEEFDQAEREHMAQVRAIADRREGVVRLLAQEESQRAAVTAAEEELSRIGEALGESRERAREARREVGEVAERLVGLEAERSPLDEAHARAAGEAQAAEKRLDQLRAEQREREREVFSLEARIATLREQTPRAAAAEALGEGFDPLAEALTARDGTSVALAAALGAYAEALVGRGEMGDVVGRLEAAERTVVVEPAGGAGWRLDSDQRVDWLLDHIDIAPTVRGAVTRLLVDVALAATPAEARRIVAADPRLRAVTREGVLVGEGWVAAGSGRASTVELSAEIDRAEEELRAARERVQELAGTLEGAKLAAEEARVFAAGATSALREHDANLEAWRRDHRRLNDQVEANEAEHKRASERAEQAESRLERCREELAETRERLARVEDMEGPQEPSTAARDAAAGALNQAKAVQMEATLGLRSAQQGADALAGRGDALRRQAEHERQAKARHDAAVAARRAQAELAGVVAARTRDVVSRVGAALEQAAVERDRLTAELASLRARAQQARSQVAATRQQLERLGDRAHAAEIARSQAQVRIDEAEAKITESLGISIPDLLAGYTPGEDFDKDAEAGRLAQAEKDLRSLGKVNPLALEEYKALEERYSFLSTQLDDVLRARRDLSGVIEDIDAQILQLFTDAWRDVEAEFPAVFHTLFPGGEARLVLTEPGDMLATGIEIEARPPGKRVKRLSLLSGGEKSLTALAFLVAIFRARPSPFYVLDEVEAALDDVNLRRLIALLEELRQDSQLLVITHQKPTMDVANVLYGVTMRGDGVTRVISQRMSPAGTAPESAGE, from the coding sequence GTGCACCTGAAATCGCTGACGCTCAAGGGCTTCAAGTCCTTCGCCTCGGCGACGACGATGAAGTTTGAGCCCGGCATCTGCGCGGTGGTCGGGCCGAACGGCTCGGGCAAGTCGAACGTGGTTGACGCCCTCGCCTGGGTGATGGGGGAGCAGGGCGCGAAGAACCTGCGCGGCGGGAAGATGGAGGATGTCATCTTCGCCGGCGCCGGCGAGCGTAAGCCGCTTGGCCGCGCTGAGGTGACGCTGACCTTCGACAACACGGACAAGCACCTGCCGATCGAGTACACCGAGGTGGCGATCACCCGGCGCATGTTCCGCGACGGCGCCTCCGAGTACGAGATTAACGGCGCCAAGGCGCGACTGATGGATATCCAGGAGCTGTTGTCGGATTCGGGCATCGGGCGCGAGATGCACATCATCGTCGGGCAGGGCAAGCTCTCGGAGATCCTCGAGTCCCGGCCCGAGGAGCGCCGCGCCTTCATCGAGGAGGCTGCGGGCGTGCTCAAACACCGCCGCCGCAAGGAGAAGGCGCAGCGCAAGCTCGCGGGGATGCAGGGCAACCTCGACCGCCTGCAGGACCTGACCGACGAGCTTGGCAAGCAGCTGAAGCCGCTGGCGCGACAGGCCGAGGCCGCGAAGCGCGCCGCGACGGTGCAGGCGACTCTGCGCGAGGCCCGCCTGAGCCTCGCCGGCCACCAGGTGGTCACGCTTCGCACCGCGCTTTCCGACGCCACACGCAGCGCCAACGCCCTCAGCGAGCAGGTGGAAGAAGTCACGGAGGCGCTGGAGGAGGCCACCGCTGCCCAGGACGCGGTGGAGGAGCAGCAGAACGAGGTCCAGCCGCGGGCGGACGAGGCGCAGCAGGTGTGGTTCGAGCTGTCGACCCTACTCGAGCGCGCCAACGCGACCCTGCGCGTTGCCGCCGAGCGCGCGGGATCCGCCGGCGCCGAAACGGCCTACCGCGGTCAGGACCCGGAGGACCTCCTGGCGCGCGCCGCCCACGCCGACGAGCAGTACGCCGCGGCCCTGGACGGGGCGGAGGAGGCCGCCGAGCGCCTCGAGACCGCGCGCGAGGAAGTGGAGCAGCTGCAGGAGGAATTCGACCAGGCGGAGCGCGAGCACATGGCGCAGGTACGCGCCATAGCGGATCGCCGCGAGGGCGTCGTGCGCCTGCTCGCGCAAGAGGAGTCGCAGCGAGCTGCGGTCACCGCCGCGGAGGAGGAGCTGTCCCGCATTGGCGAGGCGCTCGGGGAGTCCCGTGAGCGTGCACGCGAGGCGCGGCGCGAGGTCGGGGAGGTGGCGGAAAGGCTCGTCGGGCTCGAGGCCGAGCGTTCCCCTCTCGACGAAGCCCACGCCAGGGCGGCGGGGGAGGCGCAGGCCGCGGAAAAGCGCCTTGACCAGTTGCGCGCCGAGCAGCGCGAGCGGGAGAGGGAGGTGTTCTCGCTGGAGGCGCGCATCGCGACGTTGCGCGAGCAGACCCCGCGGGCGGCCGCGGCCGAGGCGCTCGGGGAGGGCTTCGACCCGCTCGCCGAGGCGCTCACAGCTCGCGACGGTACCTCCGTTGCGCTCGCCGCCGCACTCGGCGCGTACGCGGAGGCGCTGGTCGGCCGAGGCGAGATGGGCGACGTGGTGGGCAGGCTCGAGGCCGCGGAGCGCACCGTCGTGGTGGAGCCCGCGGGCGGCGCCGGGTGGCGCCTAGACAGCGACCAGCGGGTCGACTGGCTGCTCGACCACATCGACATCGCCCCCACGGTGCGCGGAGCTGTCACCCGCCTGCTTGTCGACGTCGCCCTCGCTGCCACCCCCGCCGAGGCCCGCCGCATCGTCGCGGCCGACCCGCGTTTGCGGGCCGTCACCCGCGAGGGGGTCCTCGTCGGCGAGGGCTGGGTCGCCGCGGGCTCCGGGCGCGCCAGCACCGTTGAGCTCAGCGCAGAGATCGACCGCGCCGAGGAAGAGCTGCGCGCGGCGCGCGAGCGCGTGCAGGAGCTGGCGGGAACGCTCGAGGGGGCGAAGCTCGCGGCGGAGGAGGCGCGCGTCTTCGCAGCGGGGGCGACCTCGGCCCTGCGGGAGCACGACGCGAACCTCGAGGCATGGCGCCGCGACCATCGGCGGCTGAATGATCAGGTTGAGGCCAACGAGGCCGAACATAAACGCGCCAGCGAGCGGGCGGAGCAGGCGGAGAGCCGCCTTGAGCGGTGCCGCGAGGAGCTGGCCGAGACCCGCGAGAGGCTGGCGCGCGTCGAGGATATGGAGGGGCCGCAGGAGCCTTCCACCGCGGCGCGCGACGCGGCAGCCGGGGCGCTCAACCAGGCGAAAGCCGTCCAGATGGAGGCCACCCTCGGGCTGCGCTCGGCGCAGCAGGGGGCCGACGCTCTCGCCGGGCGCGGCGACGCGCTGCGCCGACAGGCGGAGCACGAGCGCCAGGCCAAGGCCCGCCACGACGCGGCGGTAGCGGCGCGACGGGCCCAGGCGGAGCTGGCGGGGGTCGTCGCTGCCCGCACTCGCGATGTCGTTTCCCGCGTCGGCGCCGCGCTGGAGCAGGCGGCGGTGGAGCGCGACCGGCTCACCGCAGAGCTCGCTTCCCTGCGGGCGCGCGCGCAGCAGGCCCGCAGCCAGGTCGCCGCCACACGCCAGCAGCTGGAGCGGCTGGGAGACAGGGCGCACGCCGCCGAGATCGCCCGCTCCCAGGCCCAGGTGCGCATCGACGAGGCGGAGGCGAAGATCACCGAGTCTCTCGGCATCTCCATTCCCGACCTGCTCGCGGGGTACACGCCGGGCGAGGACTTTGACAAGGATGCCGAGGCGGGGCGCCTCGCCCAGGCCGAGAAGGATCTGCGTTCTCTGGGCAAGGTCAACCCACTCGCCCTCGAGGAGTACAAGGCGCTGGAGGAGCGCTACAGCTTCTTGTCCACGCAGCTTGACGACGTCCTCCGCGCGCGCCGGGACCTTTCCGGCGTGATCGAGGACATCGACGCCCAGATTCTCCAGCTGTTCACCGACGCCTGGCGCGATGTGGAGGCGGAGTTCCCAGCGGTGTTTCACACGCTGTTTCCGGGCGGCGAGGCCCGCCTCGTGCTCACCGAGCCCGGTGACATGCTGGCCACCGGGATCGAGATCGAGGCCCGCCCGCCGGGCAAAAGGGTCAAGCGCCTGTCCCTGCTATCCGGCGGGGAGAAGTCGTTGACCGCGCTGGCCTTTCTCGTGGCCATTTTCCGGGCGCGGCCCAGCCCCTTTTACGTGCTGGACGAGGTCGAGGCCGCGCTCGACGACGTCAACCTGCGCCGCCTCATCGCGCTTTTGGAGGAGCTGCGCCAGGACTCCCAGCTGCTCGTGATCACCCACCAGAAGCCGACGATGGACGTGGCCAACGTGCTCTACGGGGTGACCATGCGCGGCGACGGCGTCACACGCGTCATCTCCCAGCGCATGAGTCCCGCGGGCACCGCCCCCGAGAGTGCGGGTGAGTAG
- a CDS encoding acylphosphatase: MSSTRMTAFVHGHVQGVGFRWWTRSRALELGLAGYAKNLDDGRVEVVAEGERGGVEKLLELLREEPSTTRRPGRVDTVVEQFAQPKGAQGFEER; encoded by the coding sequence ATGAGTTCCACGCGCATGACAGCATTCGTCCACGGCCACGTCCAGGGGGTGGGCTTCCGCTGGTGGACCCGCTCCCGCGCGCTGGAGCTCGGCCTGGCGGGCTACGCCAAGAACCTCGACGACGGCCGCGTCGAGGTGGTGGCTGAGGGGGAGCGGGGTGGCGTCGAGAAGCTGCTTGAGCTGTTGCGCGAGGAGCCGTCGACGACGAGGCGCCCGGGCCGGGTGGACACCGTGGTGGAGCAGTTCGCGCAGCCGAAGGGGGCGCAGGGCTTCGAGGAACGGTAG
- a CDS encoding P-II family nitrogen regulator — protein sequence MKLITAVVKPFTLSDVRGALEAVGVHGITVTEAQGAGRQSAAVEYYRGAKYSSSFVAKVKIEVLVTEAQEADALEAIVAAARTGEVGDGKVWVSEVSRVIRVRTGEADEAAI from the coding sequence ATGAAACTCATCACAGCAGTGGTCAAGCCATTTACGCTAAGCGACGTCCGAGGGGCGCTCGAGGCGGTCGGGGTCCACGGCATCACCGTGACGGAGGCGCAGGGGGCCGGACGCCAAAGCGCCGCCGTGGAGTACTATCGCGGGGCGAAGTACTCCTCCTCTTTCGTGGCCAAGGTGAAGATCGAGGTCCTCGTCACCGAGGCGCAGGAAGCCGACGCGCTCGAGGCCATCGTCGCGGCTGCCCGGACGGGCGAGGTCGGCGACGGCAAGGTGTGGGTCAGTGAGGTGAGCAGGGTCATTCGCGTGCGCACCGGGGAGGCCGACGAGGCCGCCATCTGA